A single region of the Labeo rohita strain BAU-BD-2019 chromosome 3, IGBB_LRoh.1.0, whole genome shotgun sequence genome encodes:
- the tom1 gene encoding target of Myb protein 1 isoform X1, which yields MEFFIGNPFSTPVGQLIEHATSSSLPSEDWGLNMEICDIVNETDEGPKDAVRAIKKRILGNRNFKEVMLTLSVLEACVKNCGHRFHIYVSTRDFVENVLVQTILPKNNAPMVLQDRVLIMIQAWSDAFRSSPDLTGVVTVYEDLRRKGVEFPMTELNGSSPIHTPNRTIDSTARTECHSVTSSQPQNTETPVTLSLQQMKTLKTELEVVRNNISVMSDMMSQMEPASLEPSDIELLQQLYSMTKDMQGRMVELIPRLSDEQLIEQLLSANDDINTTFAQYHRYERHLNRQGSAHSASKPASTNLIELDTPNQSKAANGAHSAVSQSTVSTLSNQMAGLSTKADDFKLNKSSSSQKGPERSAGLEILAAPQRERQDTGVDDSKDSTSLGTSPQFHWMLEKGMIPVNQSEVMDDIEQWLDVDDEDDSEGVTSEEFDKFLAERAKAAERLPSVKASHHDPGRSQL from the exons ATGGAGTTTTTCATAGGAAACCCATTTTCTACACCCGTGGGCCAACTTATAG AACATGCCACCAGTTCTTCTCTCCCGTCTGAAGACTGGGGACTCAACATGGAGATTTGTGACATTGTCAATGAAACAGATGAAGG ACCTAAAGATGCAGTCAGAGCAATAAAGAAGAGAATACTGGGAAACAGGAACTTCAAAGAAGTTATGCTGACTTTGAGT GTGTTGGAGGCCTGTGTGAAGAACTGCGGCCACAGATTCCACATCTACGTGTCCACCAGAGACTTTGTGGAGAATGTTTTGGTCCAGACGATACTGCCTAAAAACAACGCCCCAATGGTTCTTCAGGACAGAGTTTTGATTATGATACAG GCGTGGTCCGATGCCTTTCGTAGTTCTCCAGATTTGACGGGTGTTGTGACCGTCTATGAGGATCTCAGGAGAAAAGGTGTGGAGTTTCCCATGACTGAACTGAATGGCTCTTCCCCTATTCACACTCCAAACAGG ACCATTGACTCCACCGCTCGCACAGAATGTCACTCCGTCACATCTTCACAGCCACAGAATACAGAGACGCCTGTCACGCTGTCACTTCAacag atgAAGACATTAAAGACAGAACTGGAGGTGGTGCGTAATAATATATCAGTGATGTCAGACATGATGAGTCAGATGGAGCCTGCAAGTCTTGAGCCGTCAGACATAGAGCTGCTACAG CAGCTCTACTCCATGACCAAAGATATGCAGGGCCGGATGGTGGAGCTCATACCCAGACTGAGCGACGAGCAGCTTATAGAGCAGTTACTCAGTGCCAATGACGACATTAACACCACCTTTGCACAGTATCACAG ATATGAAAGACATCTCAACAGACAGGGCAGTGCACACAGTGCATCT AAGCCAGCTAGCACAAACCTCATTGAATTGGATACTCCCAACCAATCAAAGGCAGCCAATGGTGCACATAGCGCAGTCAGCCAATCAACAGTCAGCACACTATCCAATCAGATGGCAGGACTGA GCACAAAAGCTGATGACTTCAAACTAAATAAAAGCAGCTCATCACAAAAAGG TCCGGAACGCTCTGCAGGTCTTGAGATACTTGCCGCCCCTCAGAGAGAGCGACAGGACACTGGAGTG GATGACAGCAAAGACTCCACCTCCCTCGGCACCTCGCCTCAGTTTCATTGGATGCTTGAAAAGGGAATG ATTCCTGTCAATCAGAGTGAAGTGATGGACGATATTGAACAATGGCTGGACGTAGATGAC GAAGATGACTCTGAAGGAGTGACTAGTGAAG AGTTTGATAAGTTTTTAGCGGAAAGAGCGAAAGCAGCGGAGCGTCTTCCTTCAGTAAAAGCATCACACCACGACCCTGGCCGTTCACAACTGTAG
- the tom1 gene encoding target of Myb protein 1 isoform X2 → MEFFIGNPFSTPVGQLIEHATSSSLPSEDWGLNMEICDIVNETDEGPKDAVRAIKKRILGNRNFKEVMLTLSVLEACVKNCGHRFHIYVSTRDFVENVLVQTILPKNNAPMVLQDRVLIMIQAWSDAFRSSPDLTGVVTVYEDLRRKGVEFPMTELNGSSPIHTPNRTIDSTARTECHSVTSSQPQNTETPVTLSLQQMKTLKTELEVVRNNISVMSDMMSQMEPASLEPSDIELLQQLYSMTKDMQGRMVELIPRLSDEQLIEQLLSANDDINTTFAQYHRYERHLNRQGSAHSASKPASTNLIELDTPNQSKAANGAHSAVSQSTVSTLSNQMAGLSTKADDFKLNKSSSSQKGPERSAGLEILAAPQRERQDTGVIPVNQSEVMDDIEQWLDVDDEDDSEGVTSEEFDKFLAERAKAAERLPSVKASHHDPGRSQL, encoded by the exons ATGGAGTTTTTCATAGGAAACCCATTTTCTACACCCGTGGGCCAACTTATAG AACATGCCACCAGTTCTTCTCTCCCGTCTGAAGACTGGGGACTCAACATGGAGATTTGTGACATTGTCAATGAAACAGATGAAGG ACCTAAAGATGCAGTCAGAGCAATAAAGAAGAGAATACTGGGAAACAGGAACTTCAAAGAAGTTATGCTGACTTTGAGT GTGTTGGAGGCCTGTGTGAAGAACTGCGGCCACAGATTCCACATCTACGTGTCCACCAGAGACTTTGTGGAGAATGTTTTGGTCCAGACGATACTGCCTAAAAACAACGCCCCAATGGTTCTTCAGGACAGAGTTTTGATTATGATACAG GCGTGGTCCGATGCCTTTCGTAGTTCTCCAGATTTGACGGGTGTTGTGACCGTCTATGAGGATCTCAGGAGAAAAGGTGTGGAGTTTCCCATGACTGAACTGAATGGCTCTTCCCCTATTCACACTCCAAACAGG ACCATTGACTCCACCGCTCGCACAGAATGTCACTCCGTCACATCTTCACAGCCACAGAATACAGAGACGCCTGTCACGCTGTCACTTCAacag atgAAGACATTAAAGACAGAACTGGAGGTGGTGCGTAATAATATATCAGTGATGTCAGACATGATGAGTCAGATGGAGCCTGCAAGTCTTGAGCCGTCAGACATAGAGCTGCTACAG CAGCTCTACTCCATGACCAAAGATATGCAGGGCCGGATGGTGGAGCTCATACCCAGACTGAGCGACGAGCAGCTTATAGAGCAGTTACTCAGTGCCAATGACGACATTAACACCACCTTTGCACAGTATCACAG ATATGAAAGACATCTCAACAGACAGGGCAGTGCACACAGTGCATCT AAGCCAGCTAGCACAAACCTCATTGAATTGGATACTCCCAACCAATCAAAGGCAGCCAATGGTGCACATAGCGCAGTCAGCCAATCAACAGTCAGCACACTATCCAATCAGATGGCAGGACTGA GCACAAAAGCTGATGACTTCAAACTAAATAAAAGCAGCTCATCACAAAAAGG TCCGGAACGCTCTGCAGGTCTTGAGATACTTGCCGCCCCTCAGAGAGAGCGACAGGACACTGGAGTG ATTCCTGTCAATCAGAGTGAAGTGATGGACGATATTGAACAATGGCTGGACGTAGATGAC GAAGATGACTCTGAAGGAGTGACTAGTGAAG AGTTTGATAAGTTTTTAGCGGAAAGAGCGAAAGCAGCGGAGCGTCTTCCTTCAGTAAAAGCATCACACCACGACCCTGGCCGTTCACAACTGTAG